The region ATGGCAGATTTAGATGATATCAGGGAAGGCAATAAATTCGGATTGGGTATTGGAGTAAAAGGTCAGACCTTTCATGTAAAAGGCGCCGATAATCTTCCCTGGGGAATGAAAGACCGGTTATCAAGGATTTTTAACGTCCATAGCGGCAGGACCGTCATGCTGGCTTTCGATCACGGCTTTATCATGGGCCCCACTTCCGGTGTGGAAAGGATCGACCTGACGATACTCCCTTTAATGGAATATGCAGATTGTTTGATGTGTTCGAGAGGTATCCTGCAGACTTCAGTACCGGCCAATATCAACAAACCGGTATGTCTGCGTTCGGATGCCGGAACGACCGTTCTCACGGAATTGAACGACAATGTGATCATCGATATTGAAGACGCTATCCGGATGAATGTCTCGGCTATGGCGATCATGCTGGCTATCGGCGATCCGGCAACAGAAGCAAAAACCGTTGCCAATCTGTATAAACTGGCTGATATGGGTGCTAAGTACAATATCCCTGTAATGGGTGTGACGGCTGTTGGAAAGGATATGGCCCGTGATGCACGTTATTTCGGGCTGGCATCCAGGGTCTGTGCCGAGAATGGCGCCAATATCGTAAAAACATATTATTGTGACGGCTTTGAAAATGTAGTGGCAGCCTGTCCCGTTCCAATCGTTATAGCAGGCGGAAAGAAACTGCCGGAAAAGGAAGCCCTGGAACTTTGCTATAAAGCCATTAATGAGGGCGCTGCCGGTGTGGATATGGGACGTAATGTTTTCCAGTCTGAAAATCCGGTCGCCATGATCCAGGCTGTAAAAGGCGTGGTACATGATAACCTTCCGGTAGATCAGGCTTTTGAGATGTTCAAAGACCTATCGGCGGAGAAATAAGTAAACCGGAAACTAACTCAAAAGCAGAAAAACCCAAACTCGATTATTTTAGGTAGCCTATTCCTGTTTTCCGGAATAGGTTATCTTTTTTTCGGAAATTCCCTATTCATCCTGATATCTCGGTTTTTATATCGAACTGGCTACTCCGGACATGTCTTTTGACGGGTAATACGGGAGTTTATTTTTGAAAATATGGTTTTGAGCCAATTATTCGCAATATTGCGAATAATTGGCTCAAAACCATTAATGATTCTTTGATCCTGTACCAGATTACACGATGCAACTATTTTTCCATATCCGGCTATTCCACTTTCACCATGACACCCTCGCTATGTGCATTGAATTCCGGAGCATACATACACTGAAAAGTCGTGATTCCGTTTGAGAACTGTCCGGCATGTGTTACGCGCAGTTCATATTCGAATACATATGATCCTTTTCTCAGGTAGGAGATGAAGAAATTGGTCGAAGCATCTTTGATGCTTTCATAATACCACAAACCATCCTGGTAACGATAACCCGAGATGCTTTTTACAGGTTCAAGAGCTGCCGCCCGCATGTCTTTCAGGTGGATATATTCATAGTCGCGGTCAGCACGTAGTTCCATCCGTACTGTTACGATATCGCCTATCTTCAGCACATTTTGTTCGTTTAACGGTAACAACTCAGCACCTCGTTCAGTGATTCGTTTCAGGAACAGTTGCTTGTTCATTTTCAGACTGGTTTCCGCATTGGTGATTTTATCCAGTTGCTCAAAGTATTGCCAGTACATACTTCCCCATGCAATGCCGCTCTCATTAGAATTGTTTACCTCGAGGGAAGCCATATTCTTTTGGATGTCATTTCCGTTCCATGAGGTTTTTACATAGCCTGTTCCGGGATCGGGGCTGATGTCTTCACGGGCAACGGAGGAGAGCGGTTTGCCGCCTATCTTTATATCCAGTATCCGGCTTTCGTCCAACAGGTTATTGCCTGTCATCAACAATACATAACAGGCTTCGGCAGTAGCTTTGGTCGTTCGCCAGTTATTGGTTTGTTTGTTGCGCAACAACCATATTTTCATTTCTTCGACCGATTTTTGGTCACTGGCCACTTCATTAAATGCTTCTATCAGCATAGTCTGTGTTTCGACAGGTGCCTGGTGCCAGAAATATCCGGCTTTGTTGTCTTTCCAGTACATACCCATTTCTTCCGATTGCAGGGCGCGTTCCTTCAACGAACGGATGATGGTACCGGCTGTTTTCTTGTCCCCATAACGGTTCAGGACCAGGGCGGCCATTGCCTGGCTATAGAGATTGAAATTCGTCCAGTATCTGGCTGACTGGTCGAGATAAAAATCAAAAGCCCTGCGTTGTACTTCATTTGTCGGTCTGTATTCGCTGAAACTACATGCGTACAAATGATGGAGCTGGGTAGGGGTGATGTGTTGTTTTCCCGGATCTATATTATTTATTTTCATCAATGCCTCATAATCATCCTTGATGCGATCATCCAGGTAAGTAAGTCCCAGGCTGATAATGCTTCCGGTATTTCCTGCAAATTCTTCATCCAATGCATTGAGTTTTTTCAGGTGTTCTATACCGGCAATAATATGCTGAGTGATGAACCGGCTGGCAGGCAATCCGTCAAACCATGGGAATCCGCCGTCATTTAACTGCATTTTCTGTAGTTTACTGAAAGCGCGTTGCTGCTCGTTGCCCATCCGGTTGAGATCAAACAGTAACCCGATCTGTTTTTTGCGTTCGGTTTCACTGGTAGCCTGGGCAGCCCAGGGTGTTTCTTCCAGCATCACCTGTTTGAGTTCCTGGTTCTTTTCAAGGTTAGACAGGAGTGCCTCTTTATTTTCGGGTAATGCCCGCCATAAATCAAATATTTGTTTGATACGAGGTGAACTGTTGGTGATGGTAGCTGCCAGTGAATTGGCATAGAAACGTGTGAATACCTGTTCGGCACATTCGTAGGGATATTCCATCATGTAGGGCATGGCCTGCACTGCATACCATGCCGGGTTTGAGGTGAATTCAAGTATTAACCGGTGGTGACGAAGGGTATTCGATTGTTTTTCTTTTAGCCGGTTGAAGGTGAATTCCTTTTGTGTACCGCCGCGTACGCTGAAAGGCATGCTTTCAGTCACCAGCATGGAATTGGTGAGTACCGGAATGGTTTTTTCCTCTCCGTCGGTATGATTACCAGCCTGTGCGGTTATTTGATAAGTGATGGCCTGTATACCAGCAGGAATGGACAGTATCCACTTCAAACCTGTACTTTCTCCTGCTTTTACTCTGAAATCCTGTGTTTGTTGCGAGCGGATAACCTGTGCATCCACAGGCTGCATATTAGTAGCATCATACAGGCGTAGCATGGTTTGTCCGGTGAGCTCATCCCCGGTGATATTATTTACCTTGGCACTGAATTCGATCACATCGCTTCCGCGGAAGAAACGCGGTGCATTGGCGCTGATAGCTACTTGTTTCTGTGTGATGAGTTCATTGCTGATGTTGCCGACCTTAAAGTCTTTGGTATGTGCAAATCCCAGCATTTTCCAGCGGGTCAATGCTTCGGGGATTGTAAATTCAATAGTTATTTCGCCGTTTTCATCGGTGCGCAATTGCGGGTAGAAAAATGCCGTTTCGTTGAAATTCTGGCGGGTAGTGATTTCGGTTATTTCTTTATTGTCAGCCGGACCGATGCCCCTCACATAATATTCCTCAAGATTTTCTCTCAACCCATTCTCCTGAAAAGAGATCATTCCGGCAACCCTTCCGCCCAGGAGTGAAGAAATGCCGGGCGATGGTGTCTGAAGATCGTTGGATTGAATGCTGCCTACAACCGATTCCTTTCTTGCTTTTCCGAATGCTACAACCACCACCTCTTCCAAAACAGGGGTAATTTGAGGAAATGATGGCTGGAAGGTTTTTGCCATGATGTTCTTTTTATAAAGATAAGCTGAATGATTTGAAGATGAAGATGTCGGTATTCGCCAGTTGCGTGTACTGTAGAAGGATCGTTGCCGGTGGAAACGGTCAATATTGGCCCAGGAATGCGG is a window of Bacteroidales bacterium DNA encoding:
- the lsrF gene encoding 3-hydroxy-5-phosphonooxypentane-2,4-dione thiolase, with amino-acid sequence MADLDDIREGNKFGLGIGVKGQTFHVKGADNLPWGMKDRLSRIFNVHSGRTVMLAFDHGFIMGPTSGVERIDLTILPLMEYADCLMCSRGILQTSVPANINKPVCLRSDAGTTVLTELNDNVIIDIEDAIRMNVSAMAIMLAIGDPATEAKTVANLYKLADMGAKYNIPVMGVTAVGKDMARDARYFGLASRVCAENGANIVKTYYCDGFENVVAACPVPIVIAGGKKLPEKEALELCYKAINEGAAGVDMGRNVFQSENPVAMIQAVKGVVHDNLPVDQAFEMFKDLSAEK